The Candidatus Methylomirabilota bacterium genome includes the window GGTGTATCGACGATGAACGGGTGTCTGGGGCGCGATCTTGCCCTGGAGCTGGTCCGTGTGACCGAGGCCGCGGCATTGGCCGCGGGACGGTGGATGGGACGTGGGCAAAAGGATGCGGGCGATGAGGCGGCCGTCCACGCCATGCGGGCGATGCTCAGAACGGTGGATATCGCCGGCGTCGTCGTGATCGGCGAAGGCGAAAAAGACGAGGCGCCCATGCTCTTCAACGGCGAGGCGGTTGGGACCGGTCAGGGACCTGCCGTGGACATAGCGGTAGATCCGGTGGAGGGGACCAGTCTGCTGGCGCATGGTCGACCGGATTCGATCGCCGTCATTGGCGTGGCGCCACGCGGGACGATGTGGTCGCCGGGACCGGGCTTTTACATGAATAAGCTGGTTGTGGGGCGCGAGGCGCGGGAGGCGATCTCACCTCAGAGCCTGACCGCGCCGGTGACCGAGACGTTGGCGGCAATCGCCGCCGCAAAACACAAGCCGATAACGGACCTCACCGTATTTGTGCTGGACAAGCCGAGGCATGCGGAGTTGATCGGCGCGCTACGGACCGCCGGGGCGCGCGTGCTGACACGCACCGACGGCGACGTGGCGGGCGCGCTGATGGCTGCGACCCCCGGCTCCGGGGTGGATGTGCTGATGGGCATCGGCGGGACCCCGGAAGGGGTCATTGCCGCCTGTGCGGTTCGCGCGTTGGGCGGGGCGATGCTGGGCCAACTGGCCCCTCAGAAGCCGGGCGAACGCGAGGCGGTGATCGAGGCGGGCCTCGATATCAACCGGGTGCTGACCGAGCGCGATCTGGTGTCCAGCGATGATGTATTCTTTGCGGCAACCGGCATCACCGATGGGTTGTTGCTGCACGGGGTGCGATATGCCGACAGCCGCTCAACGACCCACTCGATGGTGATGCGCGGCAAGAGTCGGACGAGGCGCATGATTGAGGCCGAGCATGGTCCGAGCAACCTGAAGTCAGTCAAGTTGTGTCACGAGATTTAGGACAGGCACAGAGGACATACAGAGAGAGACAGGAGGAAGGTATGGCACTCGTTTCGATGCGACAGCTCCTTGATCACGCCGCCGAGCACGGGTATGGCGTTCCTGCCTTTAATGTGAACAACATGGAACAGATTCAGGCCATCATGGAGGCGGCCCACGAGACGGATAGTCCCGTGATTATGCAGGCCTCCGCCGGCGCCCGCAAGTATGCCGGTGAACCGTTCCTCCGCCATCTGTTTCTGGCGGCGTCGGAGATGTATCCCGATATTCCGGTGGTGGTCCACCAGGATCACGGCGCATCTCCAGCGGTCTGCATCGCATCGATCCGCTCCGGGTTCAGCAGCGTCATGATGGACGGCTCGCTCCTGGCTGACGGCAAGACCCCGTCGTCGTATGAGTACAATGTCGCGACAACGGCGCATATTGTTGAGGTGGCCCACGCGATCGGGGTATCGGTGGAAGGAGAGCTCGGTTGCCTCGGATCTCTTGAAACCGGAACCGGCGAGAAGGAAGACAGCCATGGGGCCGAGGGGACGCTCTCGCGGGATCAACTCCTGACCGACCCCGAGCAGGCCGCCCGGTTCGTCAAGGCTACAAAGGTGGATGCTCTGGCCATTGCCATCGGCACCAGTCACGGCGCCTATAAATTTTCCCAGAAGCCGAAGGGCGACGTCCTGGTGATGGAGCGGGTCAAAGAGATCCACGCCCGCATCCCGGACACCCACCTGGTCATGCACGGCTCCTCCAGCGTACCCCAGGAGTGGCTGCAGGTCATTCGGGAGTTCGGGGGCGACATGCCGACGACCTATGGGGTGCCGATCGAGGAGATCCAACTCGGGATCAAGCACGGTGTACGGAAGGTCAATATCGACACCGATCTGCGCCTGGCCGCTACCGGCGCCATCCGACGGGATCTGGCGCAAAATAGAAAGAATTTTGATCCGCGTAAGTTCCTGACGGCGGCTACCAAGGGGATGCGAGAGATCTGCAAACTGCGCTATGAGCAGTTGGGGAGCGCCGGCCATGCGAGCAAGATCCGCCTGATCTCTCTGGATGATATGGCCCGCCGCTACGCAAAGGGCGAACTTGATCCGCGTGTCAACTAGTCCGTGACCACGTACACCTATAAGATCGCCCCGTCAATCCTGTCCGCCGACTTCGCCCGGCTGGGCGAAGAGGTGCGCGCCGTGGATGAGGCCGGCGCCGACTATATCCACGTCGATGTGATGGACAATCACTTCGTCCCGAACCTCACCATCGGACCGGCTGTCGTCGCCGCCATCCGCCCTCATACGACGAAGCCGATGGATGTCCACCTGATGATCGAGCCGGTGGATCCCATCATTCCCGACTTCGCAAGGAGTGGGGCCGATATCATTACGGTCCATCCGGAGGCGACCCGCCATCTGGATCGGACCATCCAACTGATCAAGAGCCTCGGTTGTCGCGCGGGGGCCTCCCTCAATCCGGCGAGCCCCATCGCCTGGCTGGACTATGTGCTGGAAGGACTGGATCTGGTGCTGGTCATGAGCGTGAACCCCGGTTTCGGCGGTCAAGGCTTCATCGAGTATGTTTTGCCGAAGATCACAGCGATTCGTGGGCGCATCGACGCTGTCGGGAAGGCGATTGACCTGGAGGTGGACGGCGGCGTCAAGGTGGACAACATCCGCCGTATCGCCGAGGCTGGGGCCGATACCTTTGTCGCAGGCTCTGCTGTATTCGGGACCCCGGACTATGTCGCCACCATCGCCCGATTTCGAGCCGCCCTGAGTAGTGCGAGAATTGTGTGCTGACCAATACCCGTTGCGCCGATGGTACGCCCATGCACACGAAGGTCTCGATGAGGGCTCCCGCGCCGCGGTCGTCATTGCGAGCGGCCAACGGGAGCGCGGCAATCTCACCGTTTTTGAGAGTGCGAAGAACGGTGGGATTGCTTCGGTCGCTGCGCTTCCTCGCAATGACCGACACGAGGGACCTGCTAAGCAGTGACCGGGTCTGATCGCTGGCTCACTATGTTTCCCATTCGATTAAAATGGCTGGCCGCTTCCTGCCTCGTCCTCCTTGTCTGCCTCGGCATGACCGCGTGTCAGACGGTTCCCATCACCGGTCGGTCCCAGCTCCTGCTGCTTTCTGAAGCCGATGAAATGCAGATGGGCATCCAATCCTACCAGGAGGTTGTCAAGAAATCCAAGCTTTCAACCGATCCCGCGGCCAACGATCTGGTCAAACGGGTGGGAACTCGCATTGCGGCGGCTACCGGTCGGACGGATTTTCCATGGGAGTTTGTGGTCATCGAGGATCGGCAGGCCAATGCGTTTGCGCTGCCGGGCGGCAAGGTGGCCGTCTACACCGGTATCCTGCCGATCACGAAGGATGAGGCTGGGCTGGCGGCGGTGCTTGGGCATGAGGTCGCTCATGCCGTTGCGCGACACGGCGCCGAACGGATGAGCCAAGGTCTGCTGGTGCAGGTGGGATTGGCCGGCACCATGGCGGCGCTCTCGAAACGCGACCCGCAGACCCTGCAGACGGTGGGCGCCTTGTTGGGCGCCGGTGCGGCGGTGGGTCTGATGCTGCCCTGGAGTCGCTCGCAGGAATCGGAGGCCGACCATCTGGGGCTCATCTATATGGCCAAGGCCGGGTATGATCCGCGCGCTGCCCGCGATCTGTGGATTCGTATGGCCGAGGCCTCCAAGGGCCATGACCGTCCCCCGGAGTTTCTCTCGACCCACCCGTCGGAGTCGGCCCGTATCAAGCAGATCGAGGCCTGGATCCCCGAGGCGTCACAGTATTACCGCCCGGTGCCGAGCACGCGATAGCCGGGCACCCTTCGCAACAGCCAATCATGGCGACGGAGACGGGTACGCGGCACCTCATCGGCAACGGAGCGTCTTAAGATCGATGGTCGGTTGCTGCGCCTCGCGGTACAGGATAAGCCCCAGCAGGGCGAGGCTGTTGGCGTAGTAATCGTCGGTTGCCTCAAAGAGCTGCGCCTTGTCGTTGAACCGACTGCGCAGCCTATCCCATACACCCTCCAGGATCAGACTGTCGGTCACTACCAACGCTGCCAGGCTCATCGCGTAGCTCGCCGTGTGCTCATACTCCACAATCGGTCGGCCCTCATAGCTATATTCCGCGAAGAACCGACCATCCAGTCTTCGCCATTCCCCGGCGTAAAATCCACTCAGGCGCGCGAGGTATCGCCTCGCCCGATCTTCGCCGAACCACAGGGCGTCCATTCCGAGTCGCCACGGGGTTCGAACGGCATCCCACCCGAATCGATTCGAGAACCCTTCGGCCCGTGTCAATGAACCGTCCGGCGCGATGCGCAGCCAGTCCGGCATCAGGCCGACCCCCGATAATCCGGCCAAGCGTCGTGAGGCCGTATCGATCAGGTGATAGCTGCTGTCGATGAGGTCGTTCCAACGGGCATCCCCCGTACAGGCGAAGAAGACGCGAAAGTGCGCCGGAGACAGATAAGACGGGTTGATGATGGTGCGGTCGTTGTCCTGTCCCCAGTTGCCCGGCAGCAGATACCTTCGGCCATCCACCACCTTGGTATTCAGGCTGAGCAGATCGTTCAGGATCGGTCGTGCCGCCTGGGCATAGCGCGGGTCGTGCCAGCGGTGAGCGGCGATGATCAGCGCCAGCGCATAGTCGATGTCGGCATCAGAGGCGCTGTTCCAGTCGACGACCCCCCGGCCCGGTTGCCAGTGCCAGGCCAGCAGATGGTCGCCGGCGTGCCTCTGACGCGATAGATGCGTGTGGGTCCAGCGCATCACCCTGTCGAACGTCGGCCGATCGTCCAGCAGTGAGGCGATGAGCAGCGCGTACGCCTGCCCCTCGGACACGGTGTCCCCCCTGTTGTGCGGACGAAAGACACGCCCATCGGCGTCGATAAACCGCTGGCGGAACCCCTGCCACGTTTTGGCGATCAGCTCGGTTACTGGAGTCGTGTCGGCCTGGGGGTCGGAGACCGAGGCTGCGCACGATACCAGCAGCAGGCCCAACAGCCCGACGACCGTCGCGACCTCTGTCCGTGGGGGCATGCCGTCATCCTTCATTAGAATGTATAGCCGATCGATCCCTGAGCGCCCCACTCGTTATAGACGGTCGACCGGATGGTCTTCAGCGACAGACCAACGTCCAACTGAGGCGCCAACGCGTAGGCAAATCTCCCGCGCCACTCATTAAACGGGATACCGTTGCTGTCGATGGAGATCCCATAGTAGATGGAGTAGGCATTCCGCGGCGCCTCCGCCAGGTAGTCTTTGTGTGTCGGGTAACCCAACCGGTGCTGCCACTCGACGGCGAGCGTATTAGTGGCGTAGGCTGACGGGGAAAAGTAGGCGCGCTCCCGCTGGAACCCGAAGCCGTTGACACGATAGATCAGACGGAGCGATGTCGGGAACCAGAGCAGTCGATACGCTGCCAGGAACTCACCGCCGATCCTGGTGTTGTTGTCGGAGTAGTCGGTAAAGTCACCCTGGATCGTCCACTCCAGCCGTTGCCCGACAACGCCCCTCACGCTTGTCGAGAATCGGTGGGTAACGATCCCATCCAATACGGTGGTCCGATTCTCCCACAGATCCTTCCGCTCAAAGTCGGCGCGGAGTGTCAGGCCGGACAGCGTCTCGTATGAGACGCCGACGCCGAGGTTGATCCGGTCTCGGTCCGTTCTATCATAGTGCAGACCGCTGACGAATCCGGTAAACTGCAGAAAGCTGTTCGGGTGATAGCCGAGCCCCACGGTACCTGCGTGTGCCAATAGGCTATCGTGCCCGAAGTGAAACTGGGCGTTCTGGTAACCCAATCGGGCCGATACGGTATCGGAGATGCGCACACGGCCCTCGGCGCTGCCAAGCCCGTATCTGATGGATCGCTTGCCGTCATAGCCTTGCTGGTCAATGAAGGCGTAGTCAAGCATGAGCAGCGGCTGCTGTAGCCGGGTATTAAGCTCCAGCCCCAGCGCGGCCCGTCGGTGTTCCGGCGCTACGGCCAGCAGGCGGCGGTAGAGCGCCTGCGCCTGCCATGGGCGTTCCCGCTGTGCGGCGATCTGTGCCAGATCAAAAAGCGCCTCGGTATTGTTCGGTTCGAGTTCCGCCAGCCGTTCGAATGCCGCTTGTGCCGGTCTCAGTCGCCCCAGCCACAACGCCCGCTTCCCGTTCCGTTCCAACTCTGTAGCGGCGTCACTCGGAAACCGCTTGAGGATCACGTCAAAGGTGTCCAAGGCCGGTTCGTACGCGAATGCCCAGCCGTACGCCCTGGCCCTGTTGCGCCATACCGTGAGGTTGTCGGGCGCGAGGGTTGTAGCGGCCTCAAACTGTCGGATTGCCTCATCGGTACGTCCTATGGCAAGCAGGAGCCACCCCAGTTCCTCCACCGCGTCCCATTGGGTGGGATCCCGCTCAATGGCCAGTCGATACCTGGCGATCGCCTGGTCATAGGCGCCGAGCCTCCAGGCGTTCCTGGCGCCCAGCATCAACACCTCGCGTTCGGTGGGCTCCTGCGCCCCTGCGATGGCGGCGGTCCACATGCCGAGCAGACCGCAGACCATGAGCCCGATGGCGGTTCGGCGGGGTGTTCGGGGCATGGACTACTCTCCCAGCAGAATGACAATGTGCGCTTCGGCCTCCGCGAACCTCCCGCGGTTATGGAGTTCGAGCGCGAGTTGCATCCGCAGATCGCGGCGTGCGGGTTCCAACTCGACCAGCCGCTCCAACGACTTGAGGATCTCATGCTGCTTCCCGCCCTTCCGCGCCGCTTCGAGCAGCCCCTTCCAGGCCTCGATGTCTTTGGGATTCGTCTGGAGAATGATCCGGAACTGCTCCTCCGCCTCCTGAATCCGTCCGGCCGCTACCAGGGCCCATCCGAACTCCTGTCCGGCATCGGGGTACGAGGGACGGTGTTCGAGCAGCCTCCGGTACCGGGCGATCGCCGTCTCGTGCTTGCCCGCCTTCGCTGCGTTCCTGGCCCCCATCAACAGCAGGAAGTGTTCGTCGATCTTCGACTCCTCGGCATGGGTCGGCGCGGTGAATACGGCACCGATCAGCGCCGCGGAGAGCATGACCGCACGCCATCGTGTCTGTCTGACCATGTCAGGTCGCCTCCTCTCCCAGCAACTCGGCGAAGTAGCGCTCCGCCTCCGTATAGCGGCCCGCGTTGTGCAGGGCCAGCGCGAGCCGCCACCTGAATCCGTGATTTTCAGGCGCCACAGCCACCGTGTGCCGCCAGACCAGGATCGCCTCATTCCAGCGTTCTGTACGTTCCAAGAGATCACCGAGGGCCACGAAGGTCTCGAGATTGGTCCGCTTGACCGGTGAGCGCATGATGGCCTCGTAGACGCGTCCGGTGCGCTCCGGATTCGGCGTCTCCGTGGCGTGCGCCAGTCGCTGCAGCTCGATCTCAGCCCGATAGATCCATTGGAACCCGCCCCACAGCAGCGCGCCATACAGCAGGAGGGCGACGCCGACGACCCATCTGTTGCTGATCAGGGAGGTCCCGTTCACGCGACCCTCTCTTGGCGCCCGGTCTCGCAGAGTTGTCGCAGACGCTCACGAGACGGTTCCGGCAGCCCCACGAATTCGGCCCCGACCTTGTAGGCGCCCTCGGTTGCTATGGCCCGGCAGTATCGGATCTCGATCGGCGCGTCCAGTCTGCCGAACGGTCCGAAGACCGTCATCGCGGTCCGCTCGCCCACAGCCAACGCGGTCGGCGCCATGAACGCCACCCCCGCGATACTGATGTCCTCCGTGACCAGGCAGTGGGGCGGGTCGGTATGCAGGAGGGCCGGCAGGCTGACGACCCTGCGCGCGGCCCGCCGCCGGATGCGCCGACGGTCGTAATAGTCTGCCATCCGCTTGGTCCACAGTGAGGGCCCGACCTCGAATCGCCGGAGAAGGGTCGGGAGCATCCGGTTGAAACAGAATGTCGTGATCGTGTCCTGCTGCGCCCTGCACGGATCGCTGAATTGAATCCCGTATCGGAAGACCCCCTCGTTCGTGGGACCCTTGAGCACATACAGGACGATCCCGTCGCATGAGAGGATCCGGGGTCCCAGGTGCAACTGCAGGTTCACCGGCTCCCCGATAGGCAGGGGTAAAAAGGTCATAAGCGCCATCCCATGCTCGTTCAGGTCGGTGCTGAGCCCCAACCCCTTTGTCGTTCCCTCATCGTAGCCCGCTTGGTACCAGACCGGCAGGCCGCCGGGAAACCGGAAATCCCTCCGGCGGTGCAGCGGGGCGGTCGCCGTGGCGACCGCCCGACATGCGAGCAGCCCATTCATACCGGTCCAGAATGCGCCGATGCCAAGTCCGATCAAGTCGCGCGAGACCGTATACAGCCACTTCAGTACTGCCCACTCCACCCCGGCGATGCACAGACCGATCAGCGTCAACTGGGGCAGGACACCCCGCAGGCTGACCGCCTCGCCGGCCCCCTTGCCGGTCACGATGAATCGCGCCCTCCGGCACAGGAGGCTCCTGACGACCGCCTTGGTCAGGACAAAGAAGTTCAACATGTTGGACAGCTCTTCATCGAGGATACGTCCGTACCCTCGGCTGACGATCTTGACGCTCAGGATGATAGTTGTCAGGAACATCCCATACCGCCAGAGAAACGGCCAGTCAAAGGGATAGATAGGATATTGCGCGGTGAGCAGCATGACCGCCGGGGTGACAAAGTAGATCAGTTTGGGCACGCCGATGAACCAGCCGAACACGGTGGCGAAGAAGCAGATCCGCTGCGGCAGGGTCAGCCCCCTGGTCCATAGCGGGTTGTCGGCAAACAGGAGGCTGATATTGCCCTCGGCCCAGCGGAGTTTCTGGACGTGATAATTCTTCAGGTCGGTGGCGGCGAGACCGCTGGACAGCAGCTCATTATGATAGACACCCTTCCAGCCCCTCTTGTAGAGGCGTACGCTGGTATGGAGGTCCTCCGTAATGGTTTCTGTCGCAAATCCGCCGATGTCGGCGAGGGCCGTCCTTCGGAATACCGCCGACGTGCCCGCAAAGAAGGCCGAGTCCCAGTAGTCCCGGGCCGGCATCATAAAGCGATAGAAGAGGTCCGCTTCATTCCACATGATCCGCCGCTTCGGATTGAAATGAAATGAGAACGAGTCGACGTTGTAGTAATTCTGCGGCGTCTGGACGAAGGCCACCCGATCGTCCGTGAAGTACCCGAGCGTCTTGTCAAGGAAATCTGGTTGAGGCACATAGTCGGCGTCGAAGACGACAATCAGGTTGCCGTCGGTGACCGAGAGGGCGTGATTCAGGTTGCCGGCCTTGGCATGGGCGCGCTCCGTCCTGGTGACGTACCCGCATCCGAGTTCCGACGCAAGGGCCGCGAATGCCGCCCGATTTCCATCATCGAGAATATAGGTCTGGTGCGGGTAGGTCATGTTGATGCAGCCCAACACCGTCTTTCTGACCAGATCGATCTCCTCCTTGTAGGTGGGGATGTAGACGTCGACCCGCAGGCCGGGCGAAGCGGGGGGCGGGGTTCGCCGGATCGGATGCCACAACTGGAAGAAGTAGAGCGCAAGGGAGACGAACCCGTGGCACTCGGCATAGTAGAAAATCAGGGAGAACGCCGGCGCGTCCTGGTTCATGGTGTACAGCAGTCGATAGACGAGGTAGTACAGGTAGACCGCGAGGGCGAGGACTATGACGGTCTGATAATAGCGTAACGAGCGCAGTTCTCTCGTTATCGGTACACCGTGTGTCGACGCCATCCCGTCGGGTGGCGTCAGTGAGACGCTATCCGTCGCAGTACCCTC containing:
- the glpX gene encoding fructose-bisphosphatase class II; translated protein: MSGVSTMNGCLGRDLALELVRVTEAAALAAGRWMGRGQKDAGDEAAVHAMRAMLRTVDIAGVVVIGEGEKDEAPMLFNGEAVGTGQGPAVDIAVDPVEGTSLLAHGRPDSIAVIGVAPRGTMWSPGPGFYMNKLVVGREAREAISPQSLTAPVTETLAAIAAAKHKPITDLTVFVLDKPRHAELIGALRTAGARVLTRTDGDVAGALMAATPGSGVDVLMGIGGTPEGVIAACAVRALGGAMLGQLAPQKPGEREAVIEAGLDINRVLTERDLVSSDDVFFAATGITDGLLLHGVRYADSRSTTHSMVMRGKSRTRRMIEAEHGPSNLKSVKLCHEI
- a CDS encoding fructose-bisphosphate aldolase class II, with translation MALVSMRQLLDHAAEHGYGVPAFNVNNMEQIQAIMEAAHETDSPVIMQASAGARKYAGEPFLRHLFLAASEMYPDIPVVVHQDHGASPAVCIASIRSGFSSVMMDGSLLADGKTPSSYEYNVATTAHIVEVAHAIGVSVEGELGCLGSLETGTGEKEDSHGAEGTLSRDQLLTDPEQAARFVKATKVDALAIAIGTSHGAYKFSQKPKGDVLVMERVKEIHARIPDTHLVMHGSSSVPQEWLQVIREFGGDMPTTYGVPIEEIQLGIKHGVRKVNIDTDLRLAATGAIRRDLAQNRKNFDPRKFLTAATKGMREICKLRYEQLGSAGHASKIRLISLDDMARRYAKGELDPRVN
- a CDS encoding ribulose-phosphate 3-epimerase; translation: MTTYTYKIAPSILSADFARLGEEVRAVDEAGADYIHVDVMDNHFVPNLTIGPAVVAAIRPHTTKPMDVHLMIEPVDPIIPDFARSGADIITVHPEATRHLDRTIQLIKSLGCRAGASLNPASPIAWLDYVLEGLDLVLVMSVNPGFGGQGFIEYVLPKITAIRGRIDAVGKAIDLEVDGGVKVDNIRRIAEAGADTFVAGSAVFGTPDYVATIARFRAALSSARIVC
- a CDS encoding peptidase M48 family protein, encoding MFPIRLKWLAASCLVLLVCLGMTACQTVPITGRSQLLLLSEADEMQMGIQSYQEVVKKSKLSTDPAANDLVKRVGTRIAAATGRTDFPWEFVVIEDRQANAFALPGGKVAVYTGILPITKDEAGLAAVLGHEVAHAVARHGAERMSQGLLVQVGLAGTMAALSKRDPQTLQTVGALLGAGAAVGLMLPWSRSQESEADHLGLIYMAKAGYDPRAARDLWIRMAEASKGHDRPPEFLSTHPSESARIKQIEAWIPEASQYYRPVPSTR
- a CDS encoding cellulase, whose translation is MVSCAASVSDPQADTTPVTELIAKTWQGFRQRFIDADGRVFRPHNRGDTVSEGQAYALLIASLLDDRPTFDRVMRWTHTHLSRQRHAGDHLLAWHWQPGRGVVDWNSASDADIDYALALIIAAHRWHDPRYAQAARPILNDLLSLNTKVVDGRRYLLPGNWGQDNDRTIINPSYLSPAHFRVFFACTGDARWNDLIDSSYHLIDTASRRLAGLSGVGLMPDWLRIAPDGSLTRAEGFSNRFGWDAVRTPWRLGMDALWFGEDRARRYLARLSGFYAGEWRRLDGRFFAEYSYEGRPIVEYEHTASYAMSLAALVVTDSLILEGVWDRLRSRFNDKAQLFEATDDYYANSLALLGLILYREAQQPTIDLKTLRCR